TGGCTACTATGCCTTCGCGCACGTCATCACCCATCAGGTTGGGGTCTGTGTCTTTAAGGAATTTTGACTTGTGGGCATAGTCATTGAAAGCCCGGGTCAGGGCGGAACGGAAACCGGTAAGGTGAGTGCCGCCGTCAATGGTGTTTACACAGTTGGCAAAGGTCAGGGTGGAATCCGAGTAGCCGTCATTGTACTGGATAGCTACTTCCAGTATAGTGCTGTCTGATTTTTTGGTTATATAAATGGGCTGGCGGTGGCGTACCTCGCGGTTGCGGTTTAAATGGCGGACAAAGCCGGTGATGCCGCCCTCAAAATAATACGTCCGCTCCTGGTCAGATTGTTCGTCATAAATATAAACCTCAAGCCCTTTGTTGAGGTAGGCTATTTCCCGCAGGCGGTCAGTCAGGGTTTCAAAATCATATTCCGTAGTGGAAAATATCTGCGAGTCCGCCTTGAATATAGTGGTGGTGCCGGAACCGTCTGATACCCCCACTTCTTCCAGCGGGGTGCTGGGCTTGCCGCGCTGGTAGCTTTGCTGGTAGATTTTGCCGTTACGCCTGACCTTGACCGTAGTCCATTCGGCCAGAGCGTTTACTACTGAAGCGCCCACCCCGTGCAGACCGCCGGATACCTGATAGGTCTTGCCGCCGAATTTGGCACCGGCATGCAGGACGGTCATAACTGTTTCCAGGGCGGAAATCTTGGTCACAGGGTGAATATCTATCGGGATACCGCGGCCGTTGTCTTCAACGCTGACGCTGCCGTCTTTATAAATAATGACCTTTATGCGGTCACATACCCCGGCCATAGCTTCATCTACGCTGTTATAAACAATTTCATAAACCAGGTGGTGCAAACCGCGCTGGTCAGTAGAGCCGATATACATGCCCGGTCTTTTGCGGACAGCGGCCAGACCTTCCAGTACCTGGATATCACTGGCGTTATAGTTTTCGGCATTTGCACCCGGTTTGGCTTTATTTTCATCTAACATAATTTCATTTCATCCTGCGGCTTAAAATATACAAATGAGCGGAGTTTAATACCAAGGCTCTTTAAAAAGAGACAAAAAAAGAGAGGTTTCAGAGGAGGGTTTTGACATACTCTAAAAGCTTTCATTAGATATCCAATTATAGCACACAGGCTTAAACGGGTAAAGAAATCAGCTACACCCCAGCTTTGGAAGGCAGGGCAAAATCAGCCGGACCTTGAGCCGTCCGCACCCACCCGGCTGATACTTATGATGCCGCGTATACCCTCCAGTTTGGCCATCAGCCTGGTCAGCTGGGAAAGGCTTTTTATCTGGGCGGTCATGGCAAGGGTGGTAGTTTTATCGTCATTTTCAGTTACGGTCATGGAGAGGATACTTATTTTTTCTTCGGCTACCATGGTGGAAATATCCCGTACCAGACCCACCCTGTCCCAGGCCTGCATGCGGATAGAGGCCGGGTAAAGTTCTTCTTTGGGTATACCCCAGTCTACGCTCACCAGTCTCTCCTTCTCTTCCTCGTGGAGAATATTGTGGCAGTCCTGACGGTGTACTGTAACACCCCGGTTACGGGTGACATAACCTATTATATCGTCACCGGGTACCGGGTTGCAGCATTTGGCAATATTGGTTAAAAGAGAACCGGTGCCCATCACCGAAACACTGCTCTGGGAGGAGGGCTTGGCGGTCTGAACCGTCGGGGTGATAACCCTGGGCTGTTCCTGCTGGCTGAGGAGTTTCATGGATACCTGATGGACTGAAACCGCCCCGTAGCCTATGGCTGCCAGAAATTCATCTGCATTTTCGTATTTAAAGGCTTTGGCCAAAGCCTCACGGTCAACTGTTTTTATGCCGATATGCTTAAGCTCTTTTTCCAGCAGCTCCCGGCCGCGTTCCAGGTTTTCTGTCCGTTCCTGTTTTTTGAACCAGGCCAGTATCTTTTCGCGGGCGTGATGGGTTTTTATATAACCCATATTGGCATTCAGCCAGTCACGGCTGGGGCCGCGGTCCTTTTTGGTGGTGACTATTTCCACTACCTCACCGTTTTTCAGCTGGTAATCCAGGGGTACCAGCCGCCCGTTTGCTTTGGCACCTATACAGCGGTTGCCCAGTTCGGTATGGATACGGTAAGCAAAATCTATGGGGGTAGCCCCTTTGGCCAAATCTTTTATTTCGCCTTTGGGGGTAAAGACAAAGACCTGGTCGTTGAAAATATCGGTCTTGACGGATTCCAGAAATTCTTCGGCGCCGCGCATATCACGGTGCCACTCAATAAGCTGTCTCAGCCAGCCGATACGGTCTTCAAAGTTTACGTCTTCTTTACCGGCGGTTTTGTAACGCCAGTGGGCGGCCACACCGTATTCGGCAATATGGTGCATCTGGTAAGTGCGTACCTGAACCTCAAGCGGGGTAGTGCCTAAACTCATAACGGCGGTATGCAGGGACTGATAGCCGTTCGGTTTGGGGTTGGCTATATAATCATCAAACGCACCCGGTATGGGGTGCCACAAACTGTGGACAATGCCTATGGCATGGTAACAGTCCGGTATGTCATTTACCAGCACCCTCAGGGCGAGTACGTCATAAATATCTTCAAACTGTTTGCCCTGGGAGGCATATTTTTCCATTTTCTGATAAATGCTGTAAAGGTGTTTGGGGCGGCCGGAGAGTTCCACCTTCAGCCCGTTTTTTTCAAATTCGCTCTGAAGAATGGCACTGACGTGTTCAATATAATTTTTGCGCTGGGCAAGTTTTGAATCTACTAGGTTGGCTACCTGGCGGTAATGGCGGGGGTCAAGGTAACGGAAGGCCAGGTCTTCAAGCTGCCATTTCAGCTCCCATATGCCCAGGCGGTGAGCAAGGGGGGCGTAGATTTCCATAGTTTCCTTGGCTATGCTGCGGCGTTTTTCAGCCGAAAGTGCCTGAAGGGTGCGCATATTGTGAAAGCGGTCTGCCAGTTTTATAAAGACCACCCGCAAATCTTCGGACATGGCCACCAGCATTTTACGCAGGTTTTCAGCCTGACGCAGGCTGGCATTGCCGCCGGGGCGGCGGGCATCTTCTATGCCGGGGCCAAGTGCCAGCTTGCTCAGCTTGGTGACCCCGTCTACCAGTTTGGCTACGTCTGCCCCGAATTTTTTTTCTATCTGCTCCAGGCTGATATGGGCATCTTCGGGGACGTCATGGAGCAGAGCGGCCGCCAGGGTGGCCGAGTCCAGCTGGAGGTCAGCCAGAGTTATGGCCACGTTTAAGGGGTGTTCAATAAAGGGTTCGCCGGATTTCCGCATCTGGCCGGTGTGGGCTGCGGCGGCATAGTTATAGGCTTCCTCCAGAAAAACCAGTTTTTCCGGAGGAAGGTATTTGGAGGCCTTTTCTTTAAGATCAGCGAATTCCATCTTGAAATACCGCCCTTGGTTTAATAACTAAAAGTATAGCGCACTGGCAGCGGTGTGTACAAAATCTGGCGTCATGCCTAACTAAAGGCTATAATAGAGACCACTTACAGTTGAAGGAGACAGATAGCTTGTACCAGTCACCCAGAGGTACAGAAGATATACTGCCTGAAGACCAGCCTTACTGGCATTTTGTCAGGCAGCAGGCCGCCCGGATAGCCGCCCTGTACGGTTACCAGCGGACAGATACACCCGTTTTTGAAGATGCCGGGCTGTTTGTGCGGAGTGTTGGCGAGGGGACAGACATTGTCTCCAAGGAAATGTATACCTTTGAAGACCGGGGCGGAGACAAACTGACTTTGCGTCCTGAAGGGACTGCCCCCATTTGCCGGGCTTACCTTGAGCATGGCATGCAGACCCGCACCAAGCCGGTCAAGCTTTATTATCTTAGCTCTATTTTCCGTTATGACCGCCCCCAAGCCGGGCGTTACCGCCAGCACCACCAGTTTGGTTTTGAGGCTATTGGCGAGGCTGATGCTTCGCTGGATGCCGAAGTTATAGAAATGGCCTGGCGTTTTTACAATCTGCTGGGTATCAATGACCTTTCGCTGGAGTTAAACAGCATAGGCTGCCGTGAGTGCCGCCCTGCCTATATTTCGGCCCTTAAAGCTTATTACGGGCAGCATGAAGGAAAGCTTTGTTCAGACTGTAAAACCCGTTTGGATAAAAACACCCTGCGTTTGCTGGACTGCAAGCGGGAGGAATGCCAGTGCGTGGCTGAAAATGCTCCCCGCAGCGCAGATTACCTTTGCCCGGACTGCCTTGCCCACTATAACCGCCTGAAGGAGTGCCTGACGGTAGTGGATTTGCCCTTCCATGAAAATTTCCGTCTGGTAAGGGGTCTTGATTACTACAGCCGCACTGTTTTTGAAATCCAGCCCAGGATAGAGGGTGCCCAGAGTACCATTGGCGGCGGAGGGCGTTATGACGGGCTGATAGAACAGCTTGGCGGAGAGCCTACCCCGGCCATAGGTTTTGCTACCGGTATTGAGCGGATTATTTTAAACCTGAAGCGGCAGGGTATTACCCCGCCTCCCTTGCCTTCCCCTTCGGTTTTTCTGGCTTATATGGGAGAGGCCGCCTCTTTAGCTTCAATTGCTTTGGCATCAGACCTGCGTAAAGCGGGTATAGGTATATACCAGACATATGCCCAAAAGAGTATTAAGGCTCAGCTCAGGCAGGCCAACAGCCTGGGTGCAGACTGGGCGGTGATACTGGGTGAAGAAGAACTGAAACAGGGCTGTGCTGTCCTCCGGAATATGAAAGAGGCCGGTCAGGCAACCATACCCCTTGACCAGCTGATTTGTGAGATAAAAAAACAGATATGACAAAGAATATACTAATTATTGGCGGTTACGGCAATGCCGGCAGCTGTATAGCTATGCTCCTCCTTCAGGAGACAGATGCCCGCATATTTCTGGGCGGCAGGAATCTGGAGAAAGCCAGGTATGTAGCCGAAGGGCTGAACCAGCTGGAAA
This sequence is a window from Dehalococcoides mccartyi 195. Protein-coding genes within it:
- the gyrB gene encoding DNA topoisomerase (ATP-hydrolyzing) subunit B gives rise to the protein MLDENKAKPGANAENYNASDIQVLEGLAAVRKRPGMYIGSTDQRGLHHLVYEIVYNSVDEAMAGVCDRIKVIIYKDGSVSVEDNGRGIPIDIHPVTKISALETVMTVLHAGAKFGGKTYQVSGGLHGVGASVVNALAEWTTVKVRRNGKIYQQSYQRGKPSTPLEEVGVSDGSGTTTIFKADSQIFSTTEYDFETLTDRLREIAYLNKGLEVYIYDEQSDQERTYYFEGGITGFVRHLNRNREVRHRQPIYITKKSDSTILEVAIQYNDGYSDSTLTFANCVNTIDGGTHLTGFRSALTRAFNDYAHKSKFLKDTDPNLMGDDVREGIVAIVSVKLPEPQFEGQTKGKLGNIEIKSFVESAVTEQLSLYLEEHPDDTKRILEKCITAAKAREAARKARDLIIRKSALDTGTLPGKLADCSERDASLCELFLVEGDSAGGSAKQGRNRRFQAILPLRGKILNVEKASPDKMLAHEEIRAIITALAAGIDNDFDPAKLRYNRLVLMTDADVDGSHIRTLLLTFFFRHMPRLITESHLFIAQPPLYKIKIGSNEHWVYNDAEKETLLSQTKSNKVDIQRYKGLGEMSAEQLWKTTMDPASRTLLEVKVEDAAKADQIFNLLMGGEVAPRKAFIQSHSKTVKNLDI
- a CDS encoding RelA/SpoT family protein, with amino-acid sequence MEFADLKEKASKYLPPEKLVFLEEAYNYAAAAHTGQMRKSGEPFIEHPLNVAITLADLQLDSATLAAALLHDVPEDAHISLEQIEKKFGADVAKLVDGVTKLSKLALGPGIEDARRPGGNASLRQAENLRKMLVAMSEDLRVVFIKLADRFHNMRTLQALSAEKRRSIAKETMEIYAPLAHRLGIWELKWQLEDLAFRYLDPRHYRQVANLVDSKLAQRKNYIEHVSAILQSEFEKNGLKVELSGRPKHLYSIYQKMEKYASQGKQFEDIYDVLALRVLVNDIPDCYHAIGIVHSLWHPIPGAFDDYIANPKPNGYQSLHTAVMSLGTTPLEVQVRTYQMHHIAEYGVAAHWRYKTAGKEDVNFEDRIGWLRQLIEWHRDMRGAEEFLESVKTDIFNDQVFVFTPKGEIKDLAKGATPIDFAYRIHTELGNRCIGAKANGRLVPLDYQLKNGEVVEIVTTKKDRGPSRDWLNANMGYIKTHHAREKILAWFKKQERTENLERGRELLEKELKHIGIKTVDREALAKAFKYENADEFLAAIGYGAVSVHQVSMKLLSQQEQPRVITPTVQTAKPSSQSSVSVMGTGSLLTNIAKCCNPVPGDDIIGYVTRNRGVTVHRQDCHNILHEEEKERLVSVDWGIPKEELYPASIRMQAWDRVGLVRDISTMVAEEKISILSMTVTENDDKTTTLAMTAQIKSLSQLTRLMAKLEGIRGIISISRVGADGSRSG
- the hisS gene encoding histidine--tRNA ligase; this encodes MYQSPRGTEDILPEDQPYWHFVRQQAARIAALYGYQRTDTPVFEDAGLFVRSVGEGTDIVSKEMYTFEDRGGDKLTLRPEGTAPICRAYLEHGMQTRTKPVKLYYLSSIFRYDRPQAGRYRQHHQFGFEAIGEADASLDAEVIEMAWRFYNLLGINDLSLELNSIGCRECRPAYISALKAYYGQHEGKLCSDCKTRLDKNTLRLLDCKREECQCVAENAPRSADYLCPDCLAHYNRLKECLTVVDLPFHENFRLVRGLDYYSRTVFEIQPRIEGAQSTIGGGGRYDGLIEQLGGEPTPAIGFATGIERIILNLKRQGITPPPLPSPSVFLAYMGEAASLASIALASDLRKAGIGIYQTYAQKSIKAQLRQANSLGADWAVILGEEELKQGCAVLRNMKEAGQATIPLDQLICEIKKQI